In a genomic window of Shouchella clausii:
- a CDS encoding HAD-IIB family hydrolase, translated as MKAYKLLAVNIDGAIFGKDSKISRRTKEAINYLKYKGITVVLTTSQPFSRAQKAAKALKLDGMVIAHGGALVADTDRNEWFNRQLEMDTTLDFCHILERFDCDARLLYGNHAVATRPLQKQNLLARMSFSSPGEQLMYPTTYVDSLYEQVLKEGSGPLNISVKCENSADLDHICEVLQKEIQSIEMSRISREECIFVGAGAGKARALQWLTKQRGMEMEDVVAIGIGEEDIDMIEMAGLGVAMGNASGKLKEKASWVTRTVDQDGFAFMVHELFRKQLRLQVD; from the coding sequence GTGAAGGCCTACAAACTGCTGGCGGTCAATATTGATGGAGCCATTTTTGGCAAAGATTCGAAGATAAGCAGGAGGACGAAAGAGGCGATCAATTATTTAAAGTATAAAGGGATCACAGTTGTCCTGACGACATCGCAGCCTTTTTCACGGGCCCAAAAGGCAGCGAAAGCATTAAAGCTTGATGGCATGGTAATCGCTCATGGAGGAGCGCTTGTTGCGGATACAGATAGAAATGAATGGTTTAATCGCCAGCTCGAAATGGATACAACACTTGATTTCTGCCATATCCTTGAACGTTTCGACTGTGATGCCCGCCTATTATATGGCAACCACGCTGTAGCGACTCGGCCGTTACAAAAACAAAACTTGCTTGCACGAATGTCATTCAGTTCTCCTGGTGAACAGTTAATGTACCCGACCACTTATGTGGATTCTCTTTATGAGCAAGTTTTGAAAGAAGGGAGCGGACCGCTTAATATTTCCGTAAAATGTGAAAACAGTGCAGACTTGGACCATATTTGCGAAGTGTTACAGAAAGAGATCCAAAGCATTGAAATGAGCCGCATAAGCAGGGAAGAGTGCATATTTGTTGGTGCTGGTGCTGGAAAAGCACGAGCATTGCAATGGCTTACGAAACAGCGGGGCATGGAGATGGAAGATGTTGTAGCAATTGGCATTGGTGAGGAGGATATTGACATGATAGAAATGGCAGGCCTCGGGGTAGCGATGGGCAATGCCAGTGGAAAACTAAAAGAAAAAGCCTCCTGGGTCACACGGACTGTTGACCAAGACGGCTTTGCCTTTATGGTCCATGAACTGTTCCGAAAGCAACTACGGCTGCAAGTGGATTAA
- a CDS encoding YhzD family protein, translated as MVYYLTAFQKDSSEVLNERFEAATDDEAIRTATLRLTEAQAEKLTHRLTRSGKLLLFCR; from the coding sequence ATGGTTTACTATTTGACTGCTTTTCAAAAAGACAGTTCAGAAGTGTTAAATGAACGGTTTGAAGCAGCAACGGACGACGAAGCCATCCGAACAGCCACATTACGGTTAACAGAAGCGCAGGCGGAAAAGCTCACCCATCGGTTGACGAGAAGCGGCAAGCTGCTGTTATTCTGCCGATAG
- a CDS encoding response regulator transcription factor, whose translation METYNIYLVEDEANLSEVLKAYLQKEGWNVTVFLDGNAAIEAVPDKPHLWVLDIMLPGTDGYQVLKAIKEQEDTPVIFISARDQDLDRVLGLEMGSDDYLAKPFLPQELIIRVKKLLNRVYGTSSAESQKIELNNYSIDPIGRTIVDLEADDNDTVDLTTKEMDLMLLLSADIGKAFSREKIIEHVWGENYFGSERAVDDVVRRVRKKMPRIHLETLYGYGYRILSS comes from the coding sequence ATGGAAACATATAATATTTACCTAGTGGAAGATGAAGCGAATTTATCAGAGGTATTAAAGGCGTATTTGCAAAAGGAAGGTTGGAATGTTACCGTTTTTCTCGACGGCAATGCTGCTATTGAGGCGGTCCCGGATAAACCGCATTTGTGGGTATTGGATATTATGCTGCCTGGGACCGACGGCTACCAAGTTTTGAAAGCTATTAAAGAGCAAGAAGATACGCCAGTTATTTTTATTTCTGCACGTGACCAAGACTTAGATCGTGTGCTCGGCCTTGAGATGGGCAGCGATGATTATTTGGCGAAGCCGTTTTTGCCCCAGGAACTAATTATCCGCGTAAAAAAGCTGCTTAATCGTGTTTACGGTACGTCGTCAGCAGAATCGCAAAAAATTGAGCTAAACAACTACAGCATTGACCCAATCGGCCGCACGATCGTCGATTTAGAGGCCGATGATAATGACACGGTTGATTTAACGACAAAAGAAATGGATTTAATGTTGTTGTTGTCTGCTGATATTGGCAAGGCGTTTTCTCGCGAAAAAATCATTGAGCATGTTTGGGGCGAAAATTATTTTGGTTCAGAACGGGCAGTGGACGATGTGGTCCGCCGCGTCCGTAAAAAAATGCCGCGTATCCACCTAGAAACGCTCTATGGTTACGGATACCGCATTTTGTCTTCATGA